From Mycoplasmopsis mustelae, one genomic window encodes:
- a CDS encoding aspartate--ammonia ligase gives MYQSKLNVKQTQKAIQNLKHIFQSLIKEELNLTRATAPLFLDTKSGLNDGLNGETAVWFNPKNSNVRLEVVHSLAKWKRHALKQYQYNEHEGIYTDMNAIRREENLDRTHSYYVDQWDWERIITSKDRNIDFLKTIVSKIYKCIRITKSQLQQEFPILNHKLAKEVFFISAQELEDIYPNDTPEARENLIVKEKGAVFIYQIGWELKSGTIHSKRAFDYDDWKLNGDLIVYSNVLDSAIELSSMGIRVNSESMVKQSGLTYEQLLELSPYHKSILLKELPLTIGGGIGQSRLSMFLLEKAHIGEVQSSYWPQEHIDEMASKGIKLL, from the coding sequence ATGTATCAATCCAAATTAAATGTTAAGCAAACCCAAAAAGCAATTCAAAACTTAAAGCACATTTTTCAAAGTTTAATTAAAGAAGAACTTAATTTAACGAGAGCAACTGCTCCATTATTTTTAGATACAAAAAGCGGTTTAAATGACGGTTTAAATGGTGAGACCGCTGTCTGATTTAATCCTAAAAATTCTAATGTTCGTTTGGAAGTTGTACACTCATTAGCTAAGTGAAAAAGACATGCGCTAAAGCAATATCAATATAATGAGCACGAAGGTATTTATACAGACATGAATGCAATTCGACGTGAAGAAAATTTAGATCGCACTCATTCATATTATGTAGACCAATGAGACTGAGAACGTATAATAACTTCAAAAGATAGAAATATTGATTTTTTAAAAACAATTGTAAGTAAAATTTATAAATGTATAAGAATTACCAAATCACAACTTCAACAAGAATTTCCAATTTTAAATCATAAATTAGCTAAAGAAGTGTTCTTTATTAGCGCGCAAGAATTAGAAGATATATATCCCAATGACACTCCTGAAGCGAGAGAAAATTTAATCGTTAAAGAAAAAGGAGCAGTTTTTATTTATCAAATTGGCTGAGAGTTAAAATCAGGCACAATACACTCAAAACGTGCGTTTGATTATGATGATTGAAAATTAAATGGAGATTTAATTGTTTATTCTAATGTTTTAGATAGTGCAATTGAACTATCATCAATGGGCATTCGTGTCAACTCAGAATCAATGGTAAAACAATCAGGTTTAACTTATGAACAGCTTTTAGAACTATCACCATATCATAAAAGTATTTTATTAAAAGAGCTCCCATTAACAATTGGCGGTGGAATCGGACAAAGTCGTTTAAGTATGTTTTTATTAGAAAAAGCACATATCGGAGAAGTTCAATCTAGTTATTGACCACAAGAACACATTGATGAAATGGCATCAAAAGGGATAAAATTATTGTAA